One Glycine max cultivar Williams 82 chromosome 1, Glycine_max_v4.0, whole genome shotgun sequence genomic window, TCACTaagaaaatatatgtttaataaGCAAACATTTGTACACCATTGAAAGCAAAGTAAATGTCAAGTTGGATTTTTGTGTAAAAATCTAGTTAAATACAAACTAAAATATCTAGAGATTGAGAAGTAAAACAGTTaagtaaaaagcgttgggtcgtTCTACTGAATCTACTTTGATGTTGCTATGTATTTTTCTCTGTTTAATGTTATcttagtgttcttatgctgaaaaattacccaaaccaagatccctgGAGCGAATGGGCCTAACTCTATTTAAATctcgtccttgatccctcaatAAACTTAGTTTAAACGAGTTGCATCAAGATTACAGCATAATAAAGACTAAATAACTacactccattcctagacatacagttttctagcttgctctatcaagttctaaggctttaaagcacttccccgtgctaaaaatcctaacaatacatacaaatgggttatcaagccacaagcatgcaaaaataagcatagatagaagcaatgaacacataaaaacaacattaaatagatagtaaaagTGTTACATCAAAGGTTTAGCAGAAAGGATAGATTTTGAGGGAAGAAAATGGCTAAGAAaggttgaggatgtctcctccaaccTCTAGAACCCTAATCTCACTCCTCTAACCTAAGCTCTCTTGGATGCTTTGTTTCTATCGCTCTAGCTTCTCCCATGGATCTGTTTTTCGACTCCTATCTTGTTTTATGCCAACTTTAGTGTTTTTATGCTCTTTAACATTTCAGAttctgaaggctcgcttagagagattggctcgctaagcgcgagttagtgaaatttggcttagcgagctgggcgtgctgagcgcgagaagagacaaacGACTCACTGAGTGAGCTTGCGGTGCATTGGGCGAGCACATCTCAGATTGAttctcttctagggtttcccaacACGCTAAGCGAGCTAAGTGCCTCACTTAGCGGATGTCACTCACTAAGcgcatatgcctcgcttagcgagacaccagctacaagaaccttctcttcttttagccTGAAACTAAAgtggtttcaacattaattcacaaaataggGGTATCTgctatataaaatcaaactaaacatgaaaatatgtacaattcctataaaaagaaccataaattgaagGAAAGATGCTAGTTTCATACaactattcaatacaaaagttagtcgtaaataacgactaacaatgggacaccttaggtttgtcatactttttggtaggagtaatcaacatgaaaatatagaaaaatgtatgctttattgcattactttccttaattttttaaatagtgatcaaagggttcccatagaccctaagagaataaaggtcattcttgagtagcccactccaccaagtataagggaaatttagggcttccatgacttaacaaacttttacaaaaggtttgtcccatatttttctatacttgtagcaccactcactGACTTGGTGAGGAATCATGTttcctcatgggaagatgctcaGGAAAAGAGTTTTCAGAaattaccctactctaacataccaaacaccactaatatatatgtttttattctttttacaagtgtCGAGGGAAGAAGCCCAAAGTTTCatgaacctctggatttgaggtcaaatcctttttaatagggaggggatgatgcaatcctaccccccaagggcattggatagaagactccaagaagattgggccagaaaTGCAGCAGAAAGCCATAGGGTTCTCTTGAGCCTTAAGgaagattttgggcccatgggctaagtatgaacccacttttctttataaatattagaataggtttttcttcttttgggccttgtattttggccattttaggtTTATTGGGCACCCTACCCTACAAgttaagggtaccctagtagtatatggttttagccttgtatttcagggcattttgagtagtctttgtagtatggacttttttgtactttattttggcatggggtgagcttagctattggaggggtgtgagtagcccccttctagcttttcaaggaagctatCTTTCTTGCTTCTTAAGGAAACTTCCCATTGTATTTTgccatgggggtgagcttagctattggagcgGTATGAGTAGCCCCTtctagtttctcaaggaagctttcttcctctagcttcccaaggaagctaccttccttgcttctcaaggaagcttcccatgtTCTAGGTGATAAAttaaacatgtgtaacacttgtcataactttgatgaaggaaaaaacttgtgagacacagtttaaagttcaacttctctccctttcttccttcaattttccatgccattttctctctttctcattctcttccttcctccattgaagcttcctctctaagcttcttatctaaGATactttcttggtggtgaagcttctctTTCCATGGCTTATCctctagtggatggtgcctcctctctgctcttctcctttgtcttttaCTGCAACTCCAtggttgaaaatcaccattgaaggaccttattgaagctcaaagatctagcctacatagaagcttctcaagcaagcttccttCATATAATCCACTTTctcaaaagaaccataaattggaagaaAGATGCTAGTTTCATGtaactattcaatacaaaagttagttggaaataacaactaacaaactcccccaaatttacagttttgcttgtgctcaagcaaagaaataacagtttacttgtcctcaagtgacagaATTCACAGTGGTTACTcaaaaaatgtgtttgttcCAAAGCATCCAATCACATGACATAAGTGGCAAGCAATACTTcaaccaacaacttttcataaagatATGCAGAATTTCAAAGATCTGAACATGATCATTAAGCAACAcaaatgaaataagctagtagGCAAGACATGTATCAAGGAAGGTTCATCAAGCCTAATCCTGTCACTATTTCACTCATAAGTACAAGTATTTAAGGCAATTCTTCAaatcaacaaccaacataagtctcaacttttgcatttcatctcatgccatacaatcacaaacacacgaattgaatctgaaggactttcTCGGCTTGTAATAAGGCTGGGCTacaaacaattcatggtttttctaggatgcaaaatttaggttgtaggagagcattcatccttagatcaacttttttcctttcattccCAGCTTCTATTGAAATGCCACAAACATATAAGGCACTTAACTTAGGTAACAACACACACAGACTTTTATTGTTGAaacttcctctttttttttagcaGTTTTTACTTACTACTTCTTGACATAATTTTCTTGTGTGGTTGTTACTTGTCTTACCATAATTATCATCACCCAATAtcttcccccaaatttgggacaaatttcctTTGAACCATGATGCCCTCCTACAACCTAAAGAAAGGTAGATGGAGATTATAATTCAACTGACTTAGGGTTCAATTCAATCAATCATATTTAAGCTCAATATGGGTGCAAAGGATTCATCATTCATCAACAGGGTAAGCtgtttggctaagtggctaattCAATCAATCACGACCTTCATCATTTctaaaatcatgcattcatttagtattcagagattcatgccaAAATCGGTACCCAATGCTAGttgttctctcacaattaaggtTAACACAACTGACCGGGTTATGGCTAATGATTGCCTTCACAATTTACCTGtcaaacaaactaacattttcacTCACGCCCCTAATTCATGCTCTTTCTCTTCTGATTACCGCATACTTATTCAAAGCACATTATCTAGCATCTCAATTCACTCAATTCATGCAatcaatcaatttcaaaatcaatcacaaacaccagaaatttaaaaccaaaccaaaccactaTGCATATAAATGTAAACTGTTCAAAAAGCTATAAATTTTGGttaataagtaaataactaAACTAAAACTCGAATGTAAAAACTATATCTAAAAGCTGAAAAATAAATGAGTCCTATCTTCAATCCTGTTGTGCCAGTGTAGGATCATCATGAGGTGAAGAAGGAGCATCCTGGGTTGGCAATGATGTATCCTAAGCTGGAGCGGGCCAAGGATCCCATGAGCTCTACGCTGCTGCCATGTCTACTGCATAATCTGTGTCCTCAGCGGCATCTGCAGTGCCATCTCCTTTGTCGATGACCTCTGTCGATGTGACGACAAGAGTGGCTTCGGGTGTCGCCTCTGGCTTTGGCTTAGCCTCTGGCTACGGCTCCTGGGTTGTAGGAGCCTCACCTCCCCccaaaggagaaggctggactcctggccaggccacctggGCCATAAACTCCTCCGTGCTAATGATGGGCCGATACTAAGCCAAGTTATGAATGCTCTGCATCACCAGGCATAAGCCCTGGTGAAGGCTCTGCAGCATCAGCACCATGACATCTAAGCTCTACATGGAGGTGCCAGAAGGTGCCAGAGGTGCAGGAATGGAAGCTAGTGGTGCTGGAGCTGGAGCAGGAGGAGCAGAAGAAGAAGCGTCAGGTCCTCGAGCCTAAGTCTTGTGGGTCCCCGAAAATGTGATCATGGGATCATCCAGGTTCCAACAATTCGTCCGGatatatgccaaattaatggcaaGGCTCAAGGACTTAAAAGTCAATGAATCAGGAACAACTCCCCGGGCGATGCATAGTGCAGTGATGAGTGTAGGAAATCTGAGCATGGAGGAGTTGGATTGGGCCATCTGCGGATCTGACCAGAGATGATCGAGTCCACATCCATGTCAATCTTCATGACGAGTCTATAAACCAACCTTGCCCTATCCATGTTCAGATTAGAAGTATGAGAGGTGGAGGTGAGGTTAGAGTATGATAAAACACTCCAAGTCTGGGCAAGAGTGGTGAGGTCCTTCCTTAGAAGCTTCCAAGGCGCTCCCTCAGTGTTCAGAACAAATCCTCGCCCTGGAATGCAGAGCTTGGAAGCAAGCTCCTATAGGTCTGGATGTGAATGGCAAAACCTGGAATATGTGGAGTACCTCTCCCCTGGCTCCAAAACCACGGGGGTCTCCAGGAATGTGTTGAGGGTCTCAGCATCAAACTTAATTAGTTTGCCCCTCACTTTGACCTGACTCGGGGACTTATCCTCTGGATCGAACAAATTAACATAGAATTCCTTGACCAGGGCCACATCAATGTGACCATCAGGCTGCCTGGTCAAGGCCTTGTGCCACCTACATAGAGAGCTAATTGTGCTTAGCGAGATAGATTCTCTTAGCGCGACACACTACCCAGGCTTAGTGCCAGCAGGCGCTTAGCTTAACTTGACTACTGAAacataattggcttagcgagactggCTCACTAAGCcttattcaaaaacaaaggagaaattgtgcttagcgagcatgactcgcttagcgcattaACAAAATTTAAGAACACTAAATTGCCTTGGGCATAGCGAGattgactcgcttagcgagtacaTTGAGATTTCCAGAAAAATGGGGCTTCTAAGCCCCTACTATTCAACCACTTTCAAGCCTAAGAATCTTATGCAAAACATGTCAAATCAACCTACATTACATGCGATATTAAACCCCTAAAAAAATGCTATCTAACAACTAAGCAATCAACAACAATCATCAACACGAAATCACAATTTCAGAGACCATAACATGGCTTCTATCCAAGGGTtcaaaaatagaaatgaaaaaggaaGAATCAGAGGTACTTACTTGGATTACAAAAGTTAGTGAGTGAAGATGAAGGCAAAAGAAGCAGAAAATGCAGGGAAATATGAGCGTAGTGCATATGAATTCCAATGATGAGGGGAGTTTTAATCTTTTGCACAAAACTAACTGCCCCAGGGACTTATGTCTTATTTTTGGCAGTTTTGACTACCTCGCTTAGCGCGGgtgactcgctaagcgagcactcAGTGACGTTTGAATTTTCAGATTTTAAAttcatgcgcttagcgagacagacTTACTTAGCCCAATTCAAGAATTAGAAAACCCGAGaaggatttgggcttagcgcacagatGCGCGCTTAGTGAGTTCTACAGCTTTGATTGGTCTGCAACTTTCGCTAAGAGGGACATGTCCAGCTTAGCGAATTAAATGCCTCATGATGCAGTAGTGGGGTCATGCTAAACGAGATGGCCTCGCTCAACAATGTCATTCCAGAGagggaattgggcttagcgggtATGACCCACTTAGCCCAATTGGCATGGGGGTCCAGGCAGAGAGATATTTGTGCTTACAGGTATGCTTAGCGAGACTATGTGTTGCGCTTAGGGAGCTGGCTTGCTTAGCCCAGTTCCAATAAATGCTATTCCAGAGAAGTTTTTGGGCTTGGTACAAtagtctcgcttagcgagaccccTTCAGTCAATGGGTAGGGGTTGGTGCACTTAGCGCGAGtgatgactcgcttagcgcatgaagaGTAATTCGCTTAACGCACAGGGCGCGCTGAGCGAGTGGATGactaaaaatgttttctaagttatttcttATCCACAGCTTCAAAGAAGCTTTGGCAACCCCTTTTATCATACAAAACATTTTGATGCCTTACTCTAGCAATCACAAACAAGTTGAAACCTATCTATATGCAATGATTAAGAATATAAAGGAAAAAGAGTTGGGTTTCCTCCCAGTAAGTGCTTCTTTAAtgtcactagcttgacgcataTTATCTCAAGGGTCTGGAGCAATCTTGGCTCTAGCCATCAGAACCATCTCATTTTCAACTTCATCCACCTTAGAACAAACATTCTGGTCAAGTGGGTGCTTTTTTGcatcaaacaaatcaaatgTGATCTTCTGATCATCTATTCCCATTTGCAAATTACATTTCCCCATATCCACCACACAATTGGCGGTTAACATGAAGGGACGGCCCAAAATCAGCAGGATTTCAAAATCCTCTTCAATATTCATAATCACGAAATCTACAGGGAAGGTAAATTGCTGCACcttgaccaaaacatcttcaaccaAGCCATAAGGCCTTGTAATAGATTGATCTGCCAGCTGCAATGTCATTCTTGTTGGCATAATTTCCAGTTCTCCAATCCTTCTGCGCATGGAGAGAGGCATCAAGTATATGCTGGCCCCCAAGTCAATGAGGGCTTTTCCAACAGACACTGCACCAATAGAGCAATGGATTGTAACACTCCCtggatccttgtatttaggtgGAAGGATTCTTTGAATGACAGCACTGCAGTTTCCCTCCACCACAATATTATCACTGTGGATATATTTGCCCTTCATGGTCAGCAAATCTTTCAGAAACTTAGAGTAGAGTGACATTTGCTGCAAGGCTTCTCCAAAGGGGATAGTTATCTCCAATTTCATGAAGATATTAAGGAAACGAGCAAAGTTTCATTCCTTGTCGTTCTTGGACGGCACCAAAGGGAATGGTGCTTCCTTCCCTGAACATGAGTGATGCAATACTCcttaggaagggaccagtcactagagccatgagcaagaggctccaagaggattgggctagagctactgaagaaggctctagggttctcatgaacctcggcgtagattttttagcccatgggccaaggttgggtccaattatctttgtacatattagactaggatggaattatatttggtccttgtatttagggctccataatgtaggtagggcaccctagaaatataggatttttcagcccttgtattttagggcacctagactagtttttgtattaggggtagttttgtaatttcacatgcactaagtgaatatttgatgtgtgtggttggaaataaatttaatttaattggtagacataaggcatgtaaagcatgaagggcatgcacaaagtgtgactatatggtgtggcaatggggtgtagtaagcaaatgctcacctccccctctaaaatttaattggattggtagaagcccaatccaattaaattttagagggggcgGTGAACATtttcttactacaccccattgccacatcatatagtcacactttgtgtttgcccttcatgctttacatgcctcatgacacctaagcacacttagtggagaatcttggaattgatcttggattactGGGCTGAACCacaactaaaattcactaatcataattagtgaaattttggctccaaagtttggctccacaaattcaatttcaaattcaagtgaaatttgaattgaaattcaaatttccctccaattttgtgtgacacgtaggctataaatagaggtcatgtgtgtgcattttttcaactttgattatttgaaaattaagcttcagatttcagagctctcttagagcacaaaatttcgtgctcttctctccctctcccttcattcatctctttcttcctccaagctcttatccatggcctcctatggtggtgagcttcttctagactcatcttctccttgaagtggtgtctcctctctctcttccttctccattccgctgccattcatctttaAAGAAGctaaggaatccattgatgaagaagatcctaggcctacaagctccaatggagcttacatcatgtggtatcaagagcatcttcatctaggtgatgttcttttgcttcctctatctttttgtccggtgaattctctttaattccttgttcttcatcttattctccatgtatatcctccattgtcttgtggtttggttttgtttagagtagattcaaaaaaaataaaaaccgattaaatcttagatctatactttttcttgcatttctatggttcaaattttgtagatctactcttgaatcttgtttttgtgttgattttaggttctatcaattttcattcataatattcttgtgctgaacctttagatctaaattttcttccaaaatattgattagaaaaaaaacacaaaaatctaagtgtaaatcactgaatccatgttgtcttagagtcatgtttaatCATAGTAATTGCTACATTATGCTCTAAgcttgtgttgaatttttattttgtttattgaattctagatacatttgttcatgtattcttgtcattcttagcctatcttttgaattttgagtctaattcatgcatgttatttagttcataacatgttctaaatcaattcctagaagtagtcttgttgttgaactcttttttttgttttctaagtttcctacatgatgcctatgatgaagttgagttgtggtgctgagttgtggctggatttgtgaatcaaataagtcttaagctctcttgaattgtgttattcaagataattgagcataagcaaatacaaattgtaactatccaagccttaagcaacataaacaccacacttgatttctaggttgaaatcgctggtgctggcagcttgaacatacaaacttgtataaattactgggaatgggtcactacgtgttttgagctgaaatttttactgaattttctagacatctggaacaaaattataagaaaaagaaccaagtgatttgaattaaagtaaaaaataagaaaaatcacacaagttggcagaaaaatcagtgtccaggaaaaaaaaattgaaagggaagtgtgcttgttgttttggctcaaaatttgttctttaattggtgcctattctataccaatcctagttctgaaatttaaattgaaaattattgtgaaaacaagtgccaaaactagaggtttcttgagtcttttttttttagtttttatactctactctagagtcattctaggtttctctttgagtcctagcttgcttttatgtgcttttcattgctttaattgttgaataatccttgaaaatttgtcttgttaaaactctatttgtttagctttcatttcttttttttggcctttggttattgcttgtctctttgtttccttgcttgtaagttgccatatagggaattggaaaggaggattggtgtcatcccttgaagaatttcagtcaagaagcaagggcccaaccaccttaagagctattggaataagaggcactccaaattgagtgaaacacaaaagagagaatagccaccaaaattgaggacttttttttttttgtaatttgtaattggcaattttctttgctttcaaactttgtaacaaaaaggcctttcattggaagtaagttgggagcctccaataggtcaccctacttccatttgtgtgtaataattttaggtaattttcacttaggatagtgagtgttttgttgggaaccttaaatgatgtcatccaaacactcttaggatccgcctagtttgcatttcttgcactttaatttcttgcttactttcatagcttatttcctttaccctccattgtcaaatcgCCTAGATAGCtcgccttttaccaattagtttttaccttatctttcacacctctttaagtgtttattttggctaatttcaaccatagtttctttttccttttttttcaaacccccagcaagaaagaaccataacttaggaaccaacatgagtcttcattcttcatctagtgttaatggtgagggttctactcctaaggaccccttgtataagatattagatgagttgagatcccttaagttgtggaaagaaaaacaagagagaaaagaaaaaggtaaaaaaagagtggaagaaataagtcaagatgaaagagagaaaataagagaggaagaaagaagaaaaataatgaaagaaatgaaaagagaaaaacatgcctcctatagtagtcatgactcttgcaagagtttaagtgaagaacttagcgactattatagagggcgccgtagttcacatactaaacatcactcctaaagaagagaaaaggatagaaggcctcaagaggttaacattagcctgccatatttccatggaaaagataatgttgaggcctacttagattgggaaatgaaggttgaacaactctttgcttgccatcatattagcgaagagagaaaagttccattgtctacccttagctttcaagggtataccctctattggtggacttcccttgttagggaatgaaggattcatggggatcctccagtagagtattggattgatcttaagagtgcccttaggaagaggcacattccctcctactatgaaagggagcttatggacaagctccaaaggcttagacaagggagtatgagtgttgaagaatatagacaacaaatggaactactccttttaagagctggacttagggaggagaaaagaacaagcatagctaggttccttagtgggcttaatatggaagtgagggataaggttgaactccttccatatagggacctagatgagctagtccaactttgtataagagtggagtaacaacttaaaagaaagccttcttcaaaatcttatggctttcactcttatccaatgaaggaccaagcccaaggaattttgagGGCttcaccttcaaaacccaaggaagataagggtaagaccatagagaaatccacccctaagactagttcccaagaaaggactagcaacattaaatgcttcaaatgtcttgggaaaGGTCACATtgtctctcaatgccccacaaagaaaaccatgattatgaggggtcaagacatttatagtagtcaagaggagactacttcttccccttcctctagtggaagtgaagatgatgtaaggggtgaagagtctagtgaggaagtctacccccatgaagaaggtgacctcttaatggttagaaggctccttggaggtcaatcttgcgatctatctcaatcccaaagagagaacatctttcatacaagaagcaaaaattaagataaaacttgttctctcattgtggataatggatcttgttgcaattgttgtagcacaagattagtttccaagttgaacctcactatcattccccacccaaaaccttataaacttctatggctcaatgagcaaggggaaatgatagttaaccaacaagtgaaggtatctttctccattgggacatataaggatgaatttaattgtgatatagttcccatggaggtaggacatattcttttaggaaggccgtgacaatttgataggaagataatttataatggcctaactaatgagattaccctcgcCCATcatggcactaaatttgtgttgcatcctcaaacacctttacaggtggccaaagatcaactaactatgaaagataagagggacgaggaagaaaaagtagaaaaacaaaagaaaaagaaggacagtaaggccttgtcttcaaaggccaaggggaaggaaaaagagggaaacgattcctccaagaagattgttaagaaggaaaatcattttgcaacaaaaggtgatattaaaagagcactccttcttaaacaatctttctaccttctcctatcaagggaaacatcccttagcacttccacaattcctacatttgtgaacttacccccaaaggtccaagaactcttacatgaatttggtgatatatttcccaaagagataccccctgggctacctcctttaaggggaataaaacaccaaatagatttagtcccaggagcaagccttcctaataggccagcctataggactaaccctcaggagactaaggagatagagtctcaggttaaagaattgttggagaagggctgggtctaGGAGAGCCTAAGCCGATGTGTTGTgtcagtgttgttggtgcccaaaaaggatggtacgtggagaatgtgtacagattgcaaggccatcaacaacatcactgtaaagtataggcaccccattcctagactttatgatttgcttgatgagttgcatggtgccaatatcttttcaaaaattgatcttaaaagtggttatcaccaaatcaggatgaaaaagggtgatgagtggaaaactgctttcaagaccaagtttggtttgtatgaatggctagtgatgccttttgggctcactaatgcaccaagcacctttatgaggcttatgcatcatgtcttaaaggatttcataggtagatttgtcgttgtttattttgatgatattttagtatacagtaggagcctagatgatcacttaggacatctcagga contains:
- the LOC102670213 gene encoding uncharacterized protein, which produces MKLEITIPFGEALQQMSLYSKFLKDLLTMKGKYIHSDNIVVEGNCSAVIQRILPPKYKDPGSVTIHCSIGAVSVGKALIDLGASIYLMPLSMRRRIGELEIMPTRMTLQLADQSITRPYGLVEDVLVKVQQFTFPVDFVIMNIEEDFEILLILGRPFMLTANCVVDMGKCNLQMGIDDQKITFDLFDAKKHPLDQNVCSKVDEVENEMVLMARAKIAPDP